Proteins encoded in a region of the Mercenaria mercenaria strain notata chromosome 1, MADL_Memer_1, whole genome shotgun sequence genome:
- the LOC128557817 gene encoding uncharacterized protein LOC128557817 gives MDREEMSNFVEGKVKDVIQSNNRELLSSISNMIAKIRDKSSSAISVLDVPKFKRKSNEEQFKLNAKVIQKIEGAHSAVESEDLSSAKEAIIQARDMLKHRQKLVLLADTSDLGWRLVSEYEANPIASDSDDEKRIYKAEARASRKAKADKTKKPRKNNWPYKRPEASGSAQASQGIRQRPGLCFSCGKAGHWKNECTQNSSYQNNKYWLEANTKKKV, from the exons ATGGATAGGGAAGAAATGTCAAATTTCGTCGAAGGAAAAGTGAAAGATGTTATACAGTCGAATAACAGGGAGCTTCTGAGCAGTATCAGCAACATGATAGCTAAGATAAGGGACAAGTCTTCTTCTGCTATTTCTGTTTTAGATGTTCCAAAATTTAAACGTAAAAGTAATGAGGAACAATTTAAATTAAATGCCAAAGTTATACAAAAGATAGAAGGTGCGCATTCAGCCGTGGAATCAGAGGATTTATCGTCTGCTAAAGAGGCTATTATTCAAG CCAGAGACATGTTGAAGCACCGACAAAAATTAGTGCTTCTGGCCGATACGTCGGATTTGGGTTGGAGATTGGTCAGCGAATACGAGGCAAATCCCATCGCTAGCGATAGCGACGACGAAAAACGTATTTATAAGGCGGAGGCTCGTGCCAGCAGGAAGGCTAAGGCAGACAAGACCAAAAAACCCAGAAAAAACAACTGGCCATACAAGCGTCCAGAGGCATCGGGATCTGCGCAGGCGTCACAGGGCATCAGACAGCGTCCCGGATTGTGTTTTTCATGTGGAAAGGCGGGTCACTGGAAAAATGAATGTACACAGAACAGTTCTTACCAGAACAATAA GTACTGGCTTGAGGCAAACACTAAAAAGAAAGTTTGA